The Mailhella massiliensis DNA segment ATCGGAAAAAACATGAGCGTTATCGGCAACATACTCTGGATCATCCTCGGCGGCTGGATATCGGCCCTGCTCTGGCTTCTGGCCGGAGTGCTGGCCTGCCTGAGCATTGTCGGCCTGCCCTGGGGCAGAGCCTGCTTCGTCATGGCGGGATTTGTCTTCATGCCCTTCGGCTATGAATCCATCTCCCGCGACGTTCTCTACGGACGGGGCGACATGGGTACGGGCGCGCCCGGCATGGTGGGCAACGCGCTCTGGTTCCTCTTCGCCGGGCTGTGGATAGCCCTCGGCCATGTGGCCATGGCCGTGTGCCTCGGACTCAGCATCGTGGGCATCCCCTTTGCCTGGCAGCACCTGAAGCTGGCGGAACTCGCCCTCTTCCCCATAGGAAAAACCGTGGTCCCCTGCGAAGTCGCCGCCGAGGCGCGCCGTCGCCGCGCGGCCGAAGAACTCGACAGGAGAAGAAACGCATGAAATGGATCACCCATCAGAGCGTGGCGCTCATGGCCGCCTTTTCCGCCGGATTCCCTCTTGCAGGCATTGCCGCCGCCTGGGCTGGTTCCGTGATACCCGACGTCATCGACCAGCGCAGTGCCAATCGCGCCTTTTTCCGGCAGAAAAAATTCAATCAGGTGCACAGAAAGGGCTCGCACTGGTTCGGCTGGTGGCTGGCCGTATGGATATGGTCGCTCACCGGCCAGCTCGGCCCCCTGCCCGACGCTCTGGTGGGAGGCTTCGGCTTCGGCGCGCTCACCCATGTGCTCCTCGATATGTGCACCTCCCACGGCGTGCCGCTGCTGCCCTTCGGCAGGGTGCGCTTTTCCCTGAAGATATGCAGTACCGGAAGCTTCGGGGAATACGCCATACTCATCATGTGCGTACTGGTGTTCTGGATAGCGAAAAGGCCCGAACTTCTGCACTTTCATGTGCCGCTGTACTAGTCGCTCCTGAACGCTCCGCCTTCCGCGCCGGCGGAAAAAATCATGCCGGAAGAACCTGGCGCTTCTTCCGAAGGCCCGGAGGAAGGCTCCTTTCGTGAAGAACGGGGCTCCTCTTGCTGCGCTGCATACGCGGCGGAAACAGGTTTTTCCGAAGAAAAGGGCCGCTCCGCACGGAATTCTTCCCCGCCTGCAGACTCCGCATGTTTTCCCCGGCGGCCCTGCCCTCTGCCGGACTTCCGGGCGTACACGGCGTTCATGGCGCGCACGCGGCAGGCCACCGCCTTTCTGAGCGCTGCCGGAGACAGAACTTCCGCCGTATCCGCAAAGCTCATCACCCAGGCGATGACCTCGGCCTCGCTCCGGGCCGTCATGGTCAGCGTGACGGAGCCGTCCTTATGTCTTGTGATCTTCTGGTCGCGGCTCCACGTCCGTTCCGAGGCATAGGTCGCGGCCGAGGGGGCAAAGCGCACGCGCACGGTGAAGGGTTCTTCCCCCATCAGGCCGAAACAGCCTTCCAGCGCATCCGCATCCCCGGGGAGGGATTCCGCATTTCTCCGCGTCATGCGGGCCCCTGTCATGCGGTGTACGGCAAGGCTGGTGGGCGAGGAAAAAAGCGCCCCGGCCCTGCCCTTTTCCGACACCAGCCAGCCGCGCGCATACAGTGCCTCGTGATAGGCCACGATTTTCACCGGAGCAAAGCAGTGCCGCTTCACTTCGCCCTGAAGGGTCGCCCGGTACGACACCTCGCATACCCGATGCAGCCGTATGGCCTCCATAAGTTCCCTCAGCGTTTCCTGAAACGGCGTATAGTCGATGGGCCCCTTGGCAAAGGCGCAGCCCACCTCCTCGATACCGCACGGTTCGGCCCCTTCCGGCAGATAGGCCGAAGCCTTCTGAAGCGTGGCATCCACCGTTCTGCGCATGGATTCCGGCAGAAGATGCATGAGAAAGGCCCGGCACAGGGCAAGCTGACGCAGCCCTTCGGGATCAAGACTGAGCTTCGGCAGATTCCGGGGCCTCTCCAGACGGTAGGCCACCTCGCGCCCGTGCATTTCACGAAGCAGCGTACCGAAACGCGAGGCCTCCAGCTGGTCGATGAGTCTTCTCACCGTCTGCTTGGAACAGTCCAGCCTGCGGGCCAGCTCCGTCAGACTCATTTCCCGGCCGCTGAAAAGCAGCATGGTGTACACGAAAAGCAGCCTTTCCGCAGGCGTCACATCCTGATTCCATTTCCTGCCCATACTCTTCCCGTCCTTCTGCGCCGCCGGAAACGGCGGTACGACGTTCCTCAGAACGTAGAAAAAAAGCAGACTGCGGGCAAGAAGAAAGGAAAAATCACAAGGCCTTTCGGGAAAGGAAACCGACGGTGCCTTCCCGCTTTTCCAGCTTGAGTTCCGCCTCGCGGACAAGGGCCTGCACCAGTTCCCCGTGGGACACCTGACCGGGTTCCGTAAAAAGCGGATCGTACTGCATACGCACGGCATGAAAATCCCCGGGGGCAAGATTCCGAAGGGCAAGGAGCTTTCGGCAGAGCTGCTCCGGCAGAGACTCCCCGCAGAGCGGCGCAAGCATGGTTTCATACAGCGTGCGAATCTGCCCGCTTTTGGCGTAGCCGAAAGCCACCTTGTACGAAAAACGCCGCATGGCCGCCGCGTCGAGCATCTCCCGGCGGTTGGTGGTGCAGACGCAGAACGTCCGGCACTGTTCAAGCGAGGTAAGAAACTCGTTGACCATGGTGTTCTCCCAGGAATGGCGGGTCGATTCCCGGGAAATCAGGAAACTGTCCGCCTCGTCGATCACAAGCACCGAACCGGTGTCTTCCGCCTGCCGGAAGGCCCGGGCAATGTTCTTTTCCGTTTCCCCCACAAAGGCGCCCATAAGGTCGCTTGCCCGCCTGCACAGACATTCGCGATCCAGTTCCCCCGCGATATGGCGGGCCAGCGCCGTCTTGCCCGTGCCGGGAGGCCCGTAGAAAAGCATGGTGCCGCAGCCGGGACGCGGCGCATCGCCCCTGCGG contains these protein-coding regions:
- a CDS encoding helix-turn-helix transcriptional regulator, yielding MGRKWNQDVTPAERLLFVYTMLLFSGREMSLTELARRLDCSKQTVRRLIDQLEASRFGTLLREMHGREVAYRLERPRNLPKLSLDPEGLRQLALCRAFLMHLLPESMRRTVDATLQKASAYLPEGAEPCGIEEVGCAFAKGPIDYTPFQETLRELMEAIRLHRVCEVSYRATLQGEVKRHCFAPVKIVAYHEALYARGWLVSEKGRAGALFSSPTSLAVHRMTGARMTRRNAESLPGDADALEGCFGLMGEEPFTVRVRFAPSAATYASERTWSRDQKITRHKDGSVTLTMTARSEAEVIAWVMSFADTAEVLSPAALRKAVACRVRAMNAVYARKSGRGQGRRGKHAESAGGEEFRAERPFSSEKPVSAAYAAQQEEPRSSRKEPSSGPSEEAPGSSGMIFSAGAEGGAFRSD
- a CDS encoding YccF domain-containing protein, with product MSVIGNILWIILGGWISALLWLLAGVLACLSIVGLPWGRACFVMAGFVFMPFGYESISRDVLYGRGDMGTGAPGMVGNALWFLFAGLWIALGHVAMAVCLGLSIVGIPFAWQHLKLAELALFPIGKTVVPCEVAAEARRRRAAEELDRRRNA
- a CDS encoding metal-dependent hydrolase; this translates as MKWITHQSVALMAAFSAGFPLAGIAAAWAGSVIPDVIDQRSANRAFFRQKKFNQVHRKGSHWFGWWLAVWIWSLTGQLGPLPDALVGGFGFGALTHVLLDMCTSHGVPLLPFGRVRFSLKICSTGSFGEYAILIMCVLVFWIAKRPELLHFHVPLY